One stretch of Arachis duranensis cultivar V14167 chromosome 1, aradu.V14167.gnm2.J7QH, whole genome shotgun sequence DNA includes these proteins:
- the LOC107457829 gene encoding uncharacterized protein LOC107457829: MIPNNNHSTPKPIPHPSSSSNSSSTPQFQLPLFSQPMAGVTPIPNPNPNPNPYPQQPPQHHPILNPIPDFPQFSNPEEPRDFGVPYATTSVQTHPWVDQETNFQPFSTDFGVSDQDIDIGSIIANFLNPSNSDLFGGPDHGASCNGVADETERGFLKRGTVDYMGVTVPIDVDNATPKRTKTMGEVWNENPDFQFDFSQGFFSPVVEVEEVQGDPRGKRKLDGHGADTSGAAERLVLGGDNGGGGNSGGLRRLSREEKMKGPVMEIDFLANAFHDEAFGAPRPENSNPGVPIEISDDDDDDDDDGGVIIRQPPQDFVSSRRRERFRDIAKENASRFARFVPDAKDESSNPEPPIDEGPTPFSTALKFIREKGMKNVQNKSWVPKWNHTRPRIKVPSLKEICLKVLASYADAIVSLDGVPEDLRHRLSQLTCDSHRMDSHFFELVVKGSPTEIRLRDCSWMSEDQLTESLKACDTSKLEVLQLDQCGRCIPDYIVTKSPRWLHLPRLISLSITGACRLSDKGLRALISSAPALRSVNLSQCSLLTSASINILADSLGPLLKELYLDHCQNIDTALIVPALKALENLEVLSLAGVGTVCDKFIKDYIIANGQNMKELILKDCVKLTDVSIKVIAEHCPLLCVLDLENLPNLTDLSIGYLANNCRALNTLKLPCTPFSDEAIAAFIEIIGESLKELSLNKIKKVGQHTAVSLASHAKNLQVLDLSFCRNLTDTDLGLIVDSCFSLKFLILFGCTQVTDVFLKGYSNPETQIIGLQMSPLLQHVKVPDYHQGALRYSPVPVNSP; the protein is encoded by the exons ATGATTCCCAATAACAACCATAGTACCCCTAAACCCATTCctcatccttcttcttcctctaatTCTTCATCAACACCTCAATTTCAGCTTCCATTGTTTTCCCAACCCATGGCTGGGGTTACTCCTATCCCTAACCCCAACCCCAACCCCAACCCTTATCCCCAACAACCACCTCAGCATCATCCAATTCTCAATCCAATACCCGATTTCCCCCAATTCTCAAACCCCGAAGAACCTAGGGATTTCGGGGTTCCTTACGCCACCACTTCCGTTCAAACCCATCCCTGGGTTGACCAAGAAACCAACTTTCAGCCATTTTCAACTGATTTTGGGGTTTCCGATCAAGACATTGACATTGGCTCAATTATTGCCAATTTTCTCAACCCCTCTAACTCCGACTTATTTGGTGGTCCCGATCATGGGGCATCATGCAATGGCGTTGCTGATGAAACAGAAAGAGGCTTTCTCAAGAGAGGAACAGTTGATTATATGGGGGTTACCGTTCCCATTGACGTCGATAATGCCACTCCCAAGCGCACTAAGACAATGGGAGAAGTATGGAACGAGAACCCTGATTTTCAGTTTGATTTTTCTCAAGGTTTCTTTTCGCCGGTGGTGGAGGTGGAGGAAGTGCAAGGTGATCCGAGAGGGAAGAGGAAATTGGATGGTCATGGTGCTGATACCAGTGGTGCCGCTGAAAGGTTGGTTCTTGGTGGTGACAACGGTGGTGGTGGTAATTCCGGTGGTCTCAGGAGGTtaagcagagaagagaaaatgaaGGGGCCGGTGATGGAAATTGATTTCTTGGCAAATGCTTTTCATGACGAGGCATTCGGCGCACCTAGACCTGAAAATTCGAACCCTGGTGTTCCGATTGAAAtttcagatgatgatgatgatgatgatgatgatggcggGGTTATAATCCGCCAGCCACCACAGGATTTTGTTAGCTCAAGGAGAAGGGAACGTTTCAGGGACATAGCCAAAGAAAATGCATCTCGGTTTGCCCGGTTCGTGCCGGATGCTAAGGATGAATCATCTAACCCTGAGCCTCCAATTGATGAGGGGCCAACACCTTTTTCGACAGCTTTGAAATTTATCAGAGAGAAAGGGAtgaaaaatgtgcaaaataaatCATGGGTTCCTAAATGGAATCATACAAGACCTAGGATTAAGGTGCCATCATTGAAAGAAATATGCCTAAAAGTTCTTGCCAGCTATGCTGATGCAATTGTGTCACTTGATGGTGTCCCAGAAGACCTGAGGCACAGACTTAGCCAGCTGACCTGTGACTCTCATCGGATGGACTCTCACTTTTTTGAACTTGTTGTTAAAGGGTCTCCCACTGAGATTCGCCTGAGAGATTGCTCATGGATGTCTGAGGATCAATTGACAGAATCTCTCAAAGCGTGTGACACTTCCAAATTGGAG GTGCTACAACTTGACCAATGTGGACGTTGTATACCTGATTATATTGTGACAAAGTCACCGAGGTGGTTACACTTACCTAGATTAATCAGTCTGTCCATCACTGGTGCTTGCCGTCTATCAGATAAGGGGTTGCGAGCACTGATTTCTTCTGCCCCGGCTCTTAGATCGGTAAACCTAAGCCAGTGCTCCCTTCTCACATCTGCCAGTATTAATATTTTGGCTGATTCACTAGGACCACTTCTGAAAGAGTTGTATCTTGATCATTGCCAAAACATCGATACTGCATTAATTGTGCCAGCACTGAAGGCACTTGAAAATTTAGAAGTGCTGTCATTGGCAGGCGTGGGAACTGTTTGTGATAAATTTATCAAGGATTACATCATTGCCAATGGTCAAAACATGAAGGAGCTTATTTTAAAGGATTGTGT AAAGTTGACTGATGTGTCGATTAAAGTCATTGCTGAACACTGTCCTCTGTTGTGTGTCCTTGATCTCGAGAACTTGCCTAATTTGACAGATTTATCTATAGGATATCTTGCCAATAATTGTCGAGCACTTAACACATTGAAGCTCCCCTGTACACCATTCAg CGATGAAGCAATAGCTGCCTTCATAGAGATCATTGGAGAGTCCTTGAAAGAACTTTCACTCAATAAAATCAAGAAG GTTGGTCAGCATACAGCCGTGTCACTTGCAAGCCATGCGAAAAATCTGCAAGTTCTAGATCTATCTTTTTGCCGAAATTTGACAGACACCGACTTGGGTTTGATTGTGGATAGCTGCTTCTCGCTAAAGTTTCTTATACTTTTTGGATGTACACAG GTTACAGATGTTTTTCTGAAAGGATATTCAAACCCAGAGACCCAGATCATTGGATTGCAGATGTCTCCTTTATTGCAACATGTCAAAGTGCCTGATTATCATCAAGGTGCTTTGCGTTATTCACCGGTACCTGTAAATTCGccataa